In Paenibacillus kyungheensis, the following are encoded in one genomic region:
- a CDS encoding class I SAM-dependent methyltransferase — MNNIDIKKPIEDYDTNYFDQSYLDVYKKILVDGLQEQIDFLTSIIDPDTESNILDFFCCNGRHILQLSDMGFHTTGLDINKQYLELIQQRSQGKVQTILADGREYVGQENYDVVLNLENSIGYIEDYEDNLKIIQSIHSCLRSGGKFILTLINRDYLVRNFHSLAWFGNGEGKYMLEKRRFDPTTSVLHIEEKRLTVDGPEKNYRLNMRLFSATEINLMLSSSGFKVLDIFGDFDRSPYRMNSPQMLYICEKI, encoded by the coding sequence ATGAATAACATAGATATCAAAAAACCTATCGAAGATTATGACACGAATTATTTCGATCAATCGTATTTAGATGTCTATAAAAAAATATTAGTAGATGGCTTGCAGGAACAAATCGATTTTCTGACTTCTATTATTGATCCTGATACTGAATCGAATATATTAGACTTCTTCTGCTGTAACGGCAGACATATTTTACAACTGTCTGATATGGGATTTCACACTACAGGATTAGATATTAACAAACAATATTTAGAGTTGATCCAGCAACGTTCTCAAGGAAAAGTACAAACTATTCTTGCAGATGGACGAGAATATGTCGGTCAGGAAAATTACGATGTTGTACTGAATTTAGAAAATTCTATCGGTTATATCGAAGACTATGAAGACAATCTTAAAATTATCCAATCGATACATAGTTGCTTACGTTCGGGTGGAAAATTTATTTTAACATTGATTAACCGTGATTATCTGGTACGTAACTTTCACTCTCTTGCCTGGTTTGGCAATGGAGAAGGTAAATATATGTTAGAAAAGCGCCGTTTCGATCCGACAACCAGTGTACTTCATATTGAAGAAAAAAGGCTTACTGTAGACGGCCCTGAAAAAAATTACAGACTGAATATGAGATTATTTAGCGCCACTGAAATCAATCTCATGCTATCCAGTAGCGGATTCAAAGTACTTGATATTTTTGGTGATTTTGACCGAA
- a CDS encoding mannitol-1-phosphate 5-dehydrogenase has protein sequence MKKAIQFGAGNIGRGFIGALLSNAGYHVVFADINEQMINELNEKKSYQIHILDLEKSVETITNVSGCLSNGTDIIDEIASADIITTAVGPNVLKFIAPTIAQGIEARRTAGGGSLNIIACENMVGATSHLQEQVLTHLSEEGKAYADQNVGFANCSVDRIVPPFQGDSILDVGVEAFHEWIVEEPKLKGGTPEIDGMKLTDNLVAYVQRKLFTLNTGHAITAYIGFLKGLETIDQSIQDEGVRAIVRPAMEESGAALVQKHGFDAGEHAKYIDKIETRFKNPYIRDEVIRVGREPLRKLGQADRLVGPVKMATEFDLGRDHLLKGIAAAFHYDNTADPQSAELQGRIQAEGFGPVVSDVTGFAKDSEDYNKVITAYEELKSLKS, from the coding sequence ATGAAAAAAGCGATTCAATTTGGTGCAGGAAATATCGGTCGTGGATTTATCGGAGCTTTATTGTCTAATGCAGGCTATCACGTGGTTTTTGCAGATATTAACGAACAAATGATTAATGAACTGAATGAGAAAAAAAGCTACCAGATTCATATTCTTGATCTGGAAAAAAGCGTAGAAACGATTACCAATGTATCTGGTTGTCTTTCTAATGGTACAGACATTATTGATGAAATTGCTAGTGCAGACATTATTACAACCGCAGTAGGGCCAAATGTACTCAAATTTATTGCGCCTACGATTGCACAAGGAATTGAAGCTAGACGTACAGCAGGCGGTGGTTCACTGAATATTATCGCTTGTGAAAATATGGTTGGTGCCACAAGTCATCTACAAGAGCAAGTACTGACTCACCTTTCAGAAGAAGGTAAAGCCTATGCTGATCAAAATGTCGGCTTTGCCAATTGTTCTGTAGACCGTATCGTTCCTCCTTTCCAGGGTGACAGCATTCTAGATGTAGGTGTAGAAGCCTTCCACGAGTGGATTGTAGAAGAGCCTAAACTTAAAGGTGGTACACCTGAAATTGATGGTATGAAGCTTACAGACAATCTGGTTGCTTATGTACAACGTAAACTGTTCACACTGAATACAGGTCATGCTATTACAGCCTATATCGGTTTCTTGAAAGGTCTAGAAACGATTGACCAAAGTATTCAAGATGAAGGTGTACGTGCGATTGTACGTCCAGCGATGGAAGAAAGCGGCGCAGCTCTTGTACAAAAACATGGCTTCGATGCAGGCGAACATGCCAAATACATCGATAAAATCGAAACTCGCTTCAAAAATCCATATATTCGTGATGAAGTGATTCGTGTAGGACGCGAACCTTTACGCAAATTAGGACAAGCTGATCGTCTGGTAGGCCCTGTAAAAATGGCAACTGAATTTGATCTCGGACGCGATCATTTGCTCAAAGGGATTGCTGCTGCATTCCACTATGACAATACAGCTGATCCTCAATCTGCTGAACTACAAGGACGTATTCAAGCCGAAGGCTTTGGCCCTGTCGTCAGCGATGTAACAGGATTTGCCAAAGACAGCGAAGACTATAATAAAGTCATCACTGCTTATGAAGAGTTGAAATCTCTAAAAAGCTAA
- a CDS encoding PTS mannitol transporter subunit IICBA: protein MSSVQTATKERKSARDRVQAFGRFLSSMIMPNIGAFIAWGLLTALFIPTGYWPNATLATMVDPMIKYLLPLLIAYTGGKVVADHRGGVLGAIAAMGVIVGAEIPMFIGAMIMGPLGGYVIKQFDKLIEGKVKSGFEMLVNNFSAGIIGMLLAILGFVGIGPLVQAFTLLVESGVNFLVAHNLLPLVSIFVEPGKILFLNNAINHGIFTPLGAQQSLETGKSIFYLLEANPGPGLGVLLAYWIFGKGTIKGSAPGAIIIQFFGGIHEVYFPYVLMRPILFVAVILGGMAGVFTNSILGSGLTSAASPGSIFAILGLAPKGGHLVVLAGVAAAAIVSFIFSAIFLRKAPSDEDLEKAQAASKNMKSGGNAGGPALTSANDLQTGEVRKIVFACDAGMGSSAMGASSFRKKVQQAGLPINVTNTAIDAIPSDADIVVTQQNLTSRAKGKAPNAQHVSIDNFINNPIYDDMIERLKSATAGSPDSSIPDNAAGVKQEVSDVLSHNAPHVVQDTTTSNAGSTILRKENIVLGLASTSKEDAINKAGEMLAAAGYVKHDYIAAMHEREKVASTYIGNGVAIPHGVGEAKKQIQTSGIVVLQYPNGVEFEGGTAYLVIGIAGAGGEHLQILTKIAETIEDEATVQHLAKVTDAEEIYRTFSI from the coding sequence ATGAGTTCTGTGCAGACAGCTACAAAAGAAAGAAAAAGTGCTCGTGATCGCGTACAAGCATTCGGACGCTTTCTAAGTTCTATGATTATGCCGAATATCGGTGCTTTTATCGCTTGGGGTCTACTTACTGCTTTATTTATTCCAACAGGTTACTGGCCTAATGCTACACTAGCAACAATGGTTGATCCAATGATCAAATATTTGCTTCCTTTATTGATTGCTTATACAGGTGGTAAAGTCGTTGCTGATCATCGTGGTGGTGTACTCGGTGCGATTGCCGCTATGGGTGTTATCGTCGGTGCTGAAATTCCAATGTTTATCGGTGCAATGATTATGGGTCCACTTGGTGGATATGTCATCAAACAGTTCGATAAATTGATCGAAGGTAAAGTAAAATCCGGTTTTGAAATGTTGGTTAACAACTTCTCTGCTGGTATTATCGGTATGTTGCTTGCGATTCTGGGCTTTGTCGGTATCGGTCCATTGGTACAAGCATTTACTTTGCTAGTAGAATCAGGTGTTAACTTCTTGGTTGCTCATAATCTTTTACCATTGGTTTCGATCTTTGTAGAACCAGGTAAAATTTTATTCTTAAATAATGCAATTAACCACGGTATCTTTACACCACTAGGTGCGCAACAATCTCTAGAAACGGGTAAATCTATTTTCTATCTTTTAGAAGCGAATCCAGGGCCGGGTCTTGGTGTATTGTTGGCTTACTGGATCTTCGGTAAAGGTACAATTAAAGGTTCTGCTCCAGGTGCAATCATTATTCAATTCTTTGGTGGTATTCATGAAGTATACTTCCCTTATGTATTGATGCGTCCAATCTTGTTTGTTGCTGTTATTCTTGGCGGTATGGCTGGCGTATTTACAAATAGTATCCTAGGTAGTGGTCTAACCAGTGCTGCTTCTCCAGGTAGTATTTTTGCAATCTTAGGTCTAGCACCAAAAGGTGGTCATCTGGTTGTATTAGCAGGTGTGGCCGCAGCAGCCATTGTCTCCTTCATTTTCTCAGCGATCTTCTTACGCAAAGCTCCAAGCGATGAAGATTTGGAAAAAGCTCAAGCCGCTTCCAAAAACATGAAGTCTGGCGGTAACGCTGGTGGTCCTGCTTTGACATCTGCTAACGATCTTCAAACAGGTGAAGTTCGCAAAATCGTATTTGCTTGTGATGCAGGTATGGGTTCAAGTGCTATGGGTGCTTCTTCTTTCCGCAAAAAAGTACAACAAGCAGGTCTACCGATCAATGTAACCAATACAGCGATTGATGCGATTCCTTCTGATGCAGATATCGTCGTGACTCAACAAAATCTAACAAGCCGTGCTAAAGGTAAAGCACCAAATGCACAGCATGTATCGATTGATAACTTTATTAACAATCCGATCTATGATGATATGATTGAACGTTTAAAATCAGCTACAGCAGGTAGCCCTGACTCTTCTATTCCAGATAATGCTGCTGGTGTGAAACAAGAAGTCAGTGATGTATTGAGTCACAATGCACCACATGTGGTACAAGATACAACAACGTCTAACGCAGGTTCTACCATTTTGCGTAAAGAAAATATTGTATTAGGTCTTGCTAGCACATCGAAAGAAGATGCGATTAACAAAGCAGGCGAAATGCTAGCTGCTGCTGGTTATGTCAAACATGATTATATTGCAGCGATGCATGAGCGTGAAAAAGTAGCTTCTACTTACATCGGTAACGGTGTAGCGATTCCTCATGGTGTCGGTGAAGCGAAAAAACAAATTCAAACATCCGGTATTGTTGTTCTACAGTATCCAAATGGTGTGGAATTTGAAGGCGGTACTGCTTATCTTGTAATCGGTATTGCTGGTGCAGGTGGAGAACATCTTCAAATCCTGACTAAAATTGCTGAAACGATTGAAGATGAAGCGACTGTACAACATTTAGCTAAAGTCACAGATGCTGAAGAAATCTATCGCACATTCTCAATCTAA
- a CDS encoding BglG family transcription antiterminator → MEKLTARLTMMLQFLVASHGDYITIRDLSDHLDVSEKTVKRELPSVEDWLHQRQLTLIRKPGTGLALEGSPEHLAIVQQELEEQTPKKDYTREERHYFIISELLLSKEPIKLYTFASQFKVTEGTLSNDLDRIEQWLQAFEITLIRRPGLGVYIEGTESSIRSALVHLLYESVDEYQLNHLVRDRFPTEEQPGRVQFHIRNRLLNLVDDGMMNQLQQYLSDLEREMHMKLTDSAYIGLAVHLALAIERIRRGQRITIAPRILDELKQLNEFETARTLAIKLEQSFDIVIPEDEMGYITMHLKGAETRLSVESDPYYEHVSFELVKLARDVLKMAESETGFELKGNSKLFAGFINHLGPAVERLRLGLDIRNPLLAQIKEQYGPTFEVARKCSTLLAQFTGKEVPEAEIGYMAMHIGAMSEYAAAQKKPFKALIACASGMGTSSLLSVRVKREFPALQIIDVVSSSEAVRLEKRADIIISTVEVDSLIPTVRVSPLLSSEDIINIRKTLSKLDTSKHTQHVQQQSLDPSVRLTETLNTHKETLTGILDLTQGLVIRDGYTSTSVSDLIHHIATTFTASTERAHVLEQELHERERLGETVLSQDGLILLHCRSSVVPKLFLGVMRFAHPISAASQSVDLYAAIVLLAPKDSSKSYLEAVNEVSKSLIDRPGFVTRVVSGSAAELTAEISSLMKDLYTRKIEQYMMEVEQL, encoded by the coding sequence TTGGAGAAGCTGACCGCTCGCCTCACAATGATGCTACAGTTTCTGGTTGCCTCTCATGGTGACTATATTACAATCAGGGACTTGTCCGATCATCTAGATGTGAGTGAGAAAACGGTCAAGCGTGAATTGCCGAGCGTTGAAGACTGGTTACATCAAAGACAGCTAACCCTGATTCGCAAACCGGGTACAGGGCTTGCACTGGAAGGTAGTCCAGAACATCTGGCTATCGTACAGCAAGAACTGGAAGAACAGACACCTAAGAAAGACTACACCCGTGAAGAAAGGCATTACTTCATTATTAGTGAACTTCTACTTTCCAAAGAACCGATTAAGTTATACACCTTTGCTTCACAGTTCAAAGTCACAGAAGGCACGCTCAGTAATGATCTGGATCGTATCGAACAATGGCTTCAAGCTTTTGAGATTACATTGATTCGTAGACCCGGACTTGGTGTCTATATTGAAGGAACTGAAAGTAGTATCCGTTCTGCACTGGTACATCTACTATATGAAAGTGTAGACGAATACCAATTGAATCATCTGGTACGTGACCGTTTCCCTACAGAAGAACAACCTGGACGCGTACAATTCCATATCCGCAACCGCCTGCTGAACCTGGTTGATGATGGAATGATGAACCAGCTTCAGCAGTACTTGAGTGATCTGGAACGTGAAATGCATATGAAATTAACCGATAGCGCGTATATCGGGCTGGCTGTTCATCTAGCGCTGGCGATAGAACGTATTCGAAGAGGGCAACGCATCACGATTGCTCCTCGCATACTGGATGAGCTCAAGCAACTAAATGAATTTGAGACTGCACGTACACTCGCGATCAAGTTAGAACAGTCTTTTGATATTGTGATTCCTGAAGATGAGATGGGTTATATCACTATGCATCTCAAAGGCGCTGAAACAAGACTTAGCGTCGAATCTGATCCGTATTATGAGCACGTTAGCTTTGAACTGGTCAAGCTTGCCCGGGATGTACTGAAAATGGCCGAAAGTGAAACCGGATTCGAACTCAAAGGAAACAGCAAATTGTTCGCAGGCTTTATTAATCATCTTGGACCTGCGGTAGAGCGACTACGATTAGGATTAGATATTCGTAATCCCCTACTCGCACAGATCAAAGAACAATATGGCCCTACGTTCGAAGTCGCTCGCAAGTGTTCGACTTTACTGGCTCAATTTACAGGCAAAGAAGTACCGGAAGCAGAGATTGGTTATATGGCCATGCATATCGGCGCTATGTCTGAATATGCTGCTGCTCAGAAAAAACCATTTAAAGCATTAATCGCTTGTGCTAGTGGGATGGGAACATCCAGTTTGCTGTCTGTTCGAGTCAAACGTGAATTCCCTGCTCTACAAATTATTGATGTGGTTTCTTCTTCAGAAGCTGTTCGTTTAGAAAAGCGTGCTGATATTATTATCTCTACCGTAGAAGTAGATAGCCTCATTCCAACTGTACGAGTATCACCCTTACTTTCATCAGAAGACATTATCAATATTCGTAAAACATTATCTAAGCTAGATACTTCTAAGCATACACAACATGTACAACAACAATCGCTTGATCCGAGTGTACGCTTAACCGAAACATTGAACACTCATAAAGAAACACTGACTGGCATCTTAGATTTAACACAAGGATTAGTGATAAGAGATGGATATACTTCCACTTCTGTAAGTGACTTGATCCACCACATTGCAACGACTTTTACTGCTTCTACAGAAAGAGCACATGTATTAGAACAAGAACTGCATGAACGTGAGCGATTAGGAGAAACTGTTCTTTCGCAAGATGGATTGATTTTGTTACACTGTCGTTCATCTGTCGTGCCTAAGCTTTTTCTAGGTGTGATGCGATTTGCCCATCCAATATCAGCCGCTTCTCAATCGGTTGATCTGTATGCAGCGATCGTCTTGCTTGCTCCCAAAGACAGCAGTAAGTCTTATCTGGAAGCAGTTAACGAAGTCAGTAAATCATTGATCGACCGTCCTGGATTTGTGACTAGAGTCGTATCGGGTAGTGCCGCCGAATTAACGGCTGAGATTTCTAGCTTAATGAAAGATTTGTATACTCGCAAAATCGAACAATATATGATGGAGGTCGAACAATTATGA
- a CDS encoding alpha-glycosidase — protein MLIEAVYHRPKLNWGYPYDRETIHLRLRTKKQDVKEVWALAGDKYMWEKSKERVQMHVFATDDLFDYWECEVVPPFRRIKYGFLLKNDDEEIWMDEDKFGKEEPKMDRLFDIPFINPVDVFTPPAWVKDAVFYQIFPERFANGDPSINPKDTLPWGEKPEWFNFFGGDLQGIIDHLDHLTDLGINAIYMTPIFKATTNHKYDTEDYMELDPHFGDKETLKKLITTCHDKGIRVMFDAVFNHSGKTFAPFVDVQEKGEKSKYKDWFHVRKFPLAVEDGIPTYDTFDFEPLMPKLNTENPEVKEYLLNVAKYWVEEFGIDGWRLDVADEVDHHFWREFRQAVKSINPDVYILGEIWHESSPWLQGDQFDAVMNYPFKNAVTDFFVEDTTDALTFAHAIGTQMSRYPRQVTEVSFNLLDSHDTARALTLAKGNKDRLKLAVTFQMTYSGTPCIYYGDEFGMEGENDPDCRRCMVWDEKDQDLELFAFYQQLISLRKQYPALRQGTFKFLHAKEGNNGLIYERSDDEDTFVIAMNSSSEPVTVSIDVETSKWENMLDQTTLQVENGRLEEKLPAFAFVILRAVQ, from the coding sequence ATGTTAATCGAAGCTGTCTATCATCGTCCCAAGCTGAATTGGGGTTATCCTTATGATCGTGAAACGATTCATTTACGTCTACGCACTAAAAAGCAGGATGTGAAAGAAGTCTGGGCTCTTGCTGGTGATAAATACATGTGGGAAAAATCCAAAGAACGCGTACAGATGCATGTTTTTGCAACAGATGATCTGTTCGATTATTGGGAATGTGAAGTAGTTCCTCCTTTCCGCCGTATCAAATACGGATTCCTTCTCAAAAACGATGATGAAGAAATTTGGATGGACGAAGATAAATTTGGTAAAGAAGAACCGAAAATGGATCGTTTATTCGATATTCCATTTATCAATCCAGTTGATGTATTTACACCACCGGCATGGGTGAAAGATGCTGTTTTTTATCAAATTTTTCCGGAACGATTCGCTAATGGAGATCCTTCGATTAATCCGAAAGACACATTGCCATGGGGCGAAAAGCCAGAGTGGTTTAACTTTTTCGGTGGTGATCTGCAAGGGATTATCGATCATTTAGATCATTTGACCGATCTTGGGATCAATGCGATTTATATGACGCCGATTTTCAAAGCAACCACTAATCATAAATACGATACCGAAGATTATATGGAACTTGATCCTCATTTCGGAGATAAAGAAACGTTGAAGAAATTAATTACAACGTGCCATGATAAAGGCATTCGCGTGATGTTTGATGCAGTATTTAATCATTCTGGCAAAACATTTGCTCCATTTGTCGATGTACAAGAAAAAGGCGAAAAATCTAAATATAAAGACTGGTTCCATGTACGTAAATTCCCTCTAGCTGTAGAAGACGGTATTCCAACATATGATACGTTTGATTTTGAGCCATTAATGCCGAAGTTGAATACTGAAAACCCAGAAGTAAAAGAGTATCTGTTAAATGTAGCTAAGTACTGGGTTGAAGAATTTGGCATCGATGGTTGGCGCTTAGATGTTGCTGATGAAGTGGATCATCATTTCTGGCGTGAATTCCGTCAAGCTGTGAAAAGTATCAATCCAGACGTCTATATTTTGGGCGAAATCTGGCATGAATCTTCTCCTTGGTTGCAAGGCGATCAATTCGATGCTGTAATGAATTATCCGTTCAAAAATGCGGTAACCGACTTCTTTGTCGAAGATACAACAGACGCATTAACATTTGCTCATGCGATTGGTACACAGATGTCACGTTACCCTCGTCAGGTGACTGAAGTATCTTTTAACCTGTTAGATAGTCATGATACTGCGCGTGCGTTGACGCTTGCTAAAGGTAACAAAGATCGTCTCAAATTAGCGGTAACTTTCCAGATGACATATAGCGGTACTCCTTGTATTTATTATGGAGACGAATTTGGTATGGAAGGCGAAAACGATCCAGATTGCCGTCGTTGTATGGTGTGGGATGAGAAGGATCAAGACTTGGAATTGTTTGCTTTTTATCAACAATTAATCAGTCTGCGCAAACAATATCCTGCTCTACGTCAAGGTACATTTAAGTTCTTACATGCCAAAGAAGGCAATAACGGACTGATCTATGAGCGTTCTGATGATGAAGATACATTTGTGATTGCGATGAACAGCTCTTCTGAACCGGTAACGGTTAGCATTGATGTAGAAACATCCAAGTGGGAAAACATGTTAGATCAGACTACACTTCAAGTTGAAAATGGTCGTCTAGAAGAAAAATTACCTGCTTTTGCTTTTGTTATTTTGAGAGCTGTTCAATAA
- a CDS encoding CoA transferase, giving the protein MSNSTNVEMNTIDQIKQRILDAKHNRLTHTDFDIHAELENVLQDIGLSSADSGGEISFTGKDPIVPSVLRLASSAGIGMVAKSVAAANLWRLRGGKGQDISLDLRKILHRLSPFYDRKWEKLNGYSPASPSDPSQALKFGFYETKDHRWVMPLEPYPKLKINTLKLLDCADTPEAVAKAISTWNAKDLEDAAAKVGIVMPMARTVEEFIEEPTFADVAKLPLIQIEKIGESDPEPLSQGVSSPLEGIRALGMGHVIAGAGIGRALALQGADVLNIWRPSDWEVDTTYYTSSVGMRSSILEIGEPQGHAKMQALLQDADIFFANRRPSYLNRFELDPEQCASVRPGIIHVSVSLHGEEGVWADRVGFDQTAGTVTGVMCLEGTPEKPQLPAILVVNDYIISWLAAAGAMAALARRAEEGGSYKVHISLSRVSLWLMSMGIFDKDYAYATAGSSDEHLYLDPDLFTAETLCGDYQGVTDQVQMSETPGHYNTVLVPRGSNRPEWLPKNL; this is encoded by the coding sequence ATGAGTAATTCAACTAATGTAGAAATGAACACCATCGATCAAATCAAACAACGTATTTTAGATGCTAAGCATAATCGCCTTACCCATACTGATTTTGATATTCATGCAGAATTGGAGAACGTATTGCAAGATATCGGACTTTCTTCCGCAGATAGTGGCGGAGAGATTTCATTTACAGGGAAAGATCCGATTGTACCTAGCGTATTGCGTCTGGCTAGTTCAGCAGGGATTGGAATGGTTGCCAAATCGGTTGCTGCTGCTAACCTGTGGCGACTACGTGGAGGTAAAGGACAAGACATCTCACTGGATTTGCGTAAAATTTTACATCGTCTCTCTCCTTTTTATGATCGCAAATGGGAGAAACTCAATGGATATTCACCTGCTAGCCCTTCTGATCCTAGTCAAGCGCTCAAATTTGGCTTTTATGAAACCAAAGATCATCGCTGGGTGATGCCACTTGAACCTTATCCTAAGCTCAAAATCAATACACTTAAATTATTAGATTGTGCAGATACACCAGAAGCTGTCGCTAAAGCGATCTCTACATGGAATGCCAAAGATTTGGAAGATGCTGCTGCTAAAGTAGGTATCGTAATGCCGATGGCACGTACGGTAGAAGAATTTATCGAAGAACCTACATTCGCTGATGTTGCCAAATTACCCCTTATACAAATTGAAAAAATCGGCGAAAGTGATCCAGAACCATTGTCACAAGGCGTTTCTTCTCCGCTTGAAGGTATTCGCGCATTAGGAATGGGGCATGTGATTGCAGGTGCCGGTATCGGACGGGCACTGGCTTTACAAGGAGCAGATGTACTTAATATCTGGCGACCATCCGATTGGGAAGTAGACACTACTTATTACACATCTAGTGTCGGTATGCGCTCTTCTATATTAGAAATAGGCGAACCGCAAGGTCATGCCAAAATGCAAGCATTGTTACAAGACGCTGATATCTTTTTTGCGAATCGTAGACCTTCTTATCTGAATCGATTTGAACTAGATCCAGAGCAATGTGCTAGTGTAAGACCGGGTATTATTCATGTATCTGTCTCGCTTCATGGCGAAGAAGGAGTCTGGGCAGATCGAGTTGGATTCGATCAGACCGCTGGAACGGTTACAGGGGTTATGTGCCTTGAAGGAACACCAGAGAAACCACAACTACCCGCTATTTTAGTCGTAAATGACTATATTATCTCGTGGCTTGCTGCTGCTGGCGCAATGGCGGCTCTTGCAAGACGTGCAGAAGAAGGCGGTAGCTATAAAGTACACATTTCGCTTAGTCGTGTATCGTTATGGTTAATGTCGATGGGTATTTTTGATAAAGATTATGCGTATGCAACAGCAGGTTCGTCGGATGAGCATCTGTATCTTGATCCTGACTTATTTACAGCAGAAACGCTCTGTGGAGATTATCAAGGCGTGACCGATCAAGTGCAAATGTCTGAGACACCGGGACATTACAACACTGTACTTGTTCCAAGAGGATCTAACCGTCCAGAGTGGTTACCCAAAAATCTGTAA
- a CDS encoding aldehyde dehydrogenase — translation MTTAHELVQQQRQFFNTGNTKDVTFRIQALNRLKKAIEKFHQPILDALKSDLNKSEPEAFGSEIRIVLGEIDFTLEHLEQWAAPREVPTASTLPDSSSFIHPEPYGVALIIAPWNYPFQLAFGPLVGAMAAGNSAVIKPSELTPAVSKVTAELIADTFPSEYIAVMEGEVETSTALLKEKFDYIFFTGSTGVGKVVMRAAAEHLTPVTLELGGKSPSIVHKDANLQIAAQRLARGKFLNAGQTCVAPDYLLVHEDVREEFISLLQAEINDKYTENATQNPNFPHIVNQRNFDRLAKFLEDGEFLIGGRSIREQLVIEPTLLGNVDWSSPVMQEEIFGPILPVIEYNDLNPILEEITNRPKPLALYLFTNDEEVQDQVFNTVSFGGGCVNETLSHMTSHYLPFGGVGDSGMGSYHGQQSFELFSHHKSILKRNS, via the coding sequence ATGACAACAGCACATGAGTTAGTTCAACAACAACGACAATTTTTTAATACAGGTAACACCAAAGATGTTACTTTCCGTATTCAAGCGCTAAATCGTCTTAAAAAAGCAATCGAGAAATTTCATCAACCGATTTTGGATGCTTTGAAAAGTGACCTTAACAAATCAGAGCCTGAAGCGTTCGGTTCTGAAATTCGTATCGTTTTAGGCGAAATCGACTTTACGTTAGAACATCTAGAGCAATGGGCAGCACCACGTGAAGTACCTACTGCTTCTACTTTGCCAGATTCGTCTAGCTTTATTCATCCAGAACCTTATGGTGTTGCTTTGATTATTGCGCCTTGGAATTATCCTTTCCAATTAGCATTTGGTCCATTGGTTGGTGCGATGGCAGCCGGTAATAGTGCAGTGATCAAACCTTCTGAATTAACACCTGCGGTATCTAAAGTAACTGCTGAATTGATCGCAGATACTTTCCCTAGCGAGTATATTGCTGTTATGGAAGGCGAAGTAGAGACTAGCACAGCATTACTCAAAGAAAAATTCGACTATATCTTCTTCACAGGTAGCACAGGCGTAGGTAAAGTGGTGATGAGAGCAGCGGCAGAGCATTTAACACCAGTTACATTAGAATTAGGCGGTAAAAGTCCAAGTATCGTGCACAAAGATGCGAATCTACAAATCGCTGCTCAACGTCTAGCTCGTGGTAAATTCTTAAATGCAGGACAAACTTGTGTAGCACCTGATTATCTATTGGTACATGAAGATGTACGTGAAGAGTTTATTTCTTTATTACAAGCAGAAATCAACGATAAATATACAGAAAATGCAACTCAAAATCCAAACTTCCCGCATATCGTTAATCAACGTAACTTTGATCGACTAGCAAAATTTTTGGAAGATGGCGAGTTCTTAATCGGTGGTCGTTCGATTCGTGAGCAATTGGTTATTGAACCTACATTACTAGGCAATGTCGATTGGAGTTCACCAGTCATGCAAGAAGAAATCTTCGGACCGATCTTGCCTGTTATTGAATACAACGATCTTAATCCTATTTTAGAGGAAATCACAAATCGTCCTAAACCACTGGCTCTATACTTGTTCACCAATGATGAAGAAGTACAAGATCAAGTATTCAACACTGTATCTTTCGGTGGCGGTTGTGTTAACGAAACATTGTCTCATATGACTTCACACTACCTACCTTTCGGTGGTGTTGGTGATAGCGGTATGGGTTCTTATCACGGACAACAAAGCTTTGAACTATTCTCTCATCACAAAAGTATCCTAAAACGCAATTCTTAA